Proteins from one Sabethes cyaneus chromosome 2, idSabCyanKW18_F2, whole genome shotgun sequence genomic window:
- the LOC128735266 gene encoding putative helicase mov-10-B.1: MRERSESAGVQSCRHFDKIYGEKFEIVAAEDCFQTEQKLEILQHYDALNPVTLFTIKNNFHTALHVDGVYLYHTTNQLMPINRDVWPITINPGDSYKFSITSGMFLVTDHDYTILIHFNRILQYIEQYYFRVLKEPLELRVENDPIALGKLGEYPPPAELVAIFKNNFQMVETYSTNERKMCEKIQSYVYASRDERLNAGNYVQILQLMNNIEDYNVQYELSTYDMSEVHLTFGGQKRFYHLRLHQFAVAPKSLVEGDYVELSYTRPNKSIKTVVGVISQICANKVLFETEEPLKHDIKWRVKFNPNRTPIRMEYQALEIIKRQELSKFFFPSKPAKKFPQFVREELKWFNDNISTNDEQKSAIINILNETARPAPYILFGPPGTGKTSTLVEAIAQIWKLRPSVFILVTASSNFACNELTERLLRIVPKEDIFRFFSKHAERLMAEMSYELIECSNLNMGSYRLPSKKELYEKRIVVSTLTSVGKMVQAKIKPNHFGYVFIDECGSATEASALVPIAGVVTSQEQINGSIILSGDPLQLGPITRSEFAADMGLNISMLERLMKLTVYQKDPTNNHFDSALITKLVKNYRSHEAILHFSNKMFYQNELKPCAAAQVTEWALNWSMLPSPTFPIIFESTMGKLAREQDSTSYFNQKEIELVDFYLSKIMTLGINGRSVSQNDIAVVSPYKKQCIKLKQMCQRHGWNEIQVGSVEAFQGREKPVMIMTTVRSGTSGVGFLSNSKRLNVALTRAKALLVVIGNPETLQRDANWYEFIRYCYQNNAIRGVKFQLDEERHAVQEIVAKDDYLVQIQRKLDMIIKQMNEIKM; encoded by the exons ATGCGAGAGCGAAG cgaatcagctggagtgcaatcgTGTCGTCATTTTGATAAGATATATGGTGAAAAGTTCGAAATCGTTGCCGCTGAGGACTGTTTTCAAACTGAACAAAAACTGGAAATTTTGCAACACTACGATGCGCTGAATCCGGTCACACTGTTCACGATTAAGAACAACTTTCATACGGCACTGCACGTGGATGGTGTCTATTTGTATCATACCACGAACCAGTTGATGCCGATCAACAGAGATGTTTGGCCGATTACGATCAATCCGGGTGATTCGTACAAGTTTTCGATTACGAGCGGTATGTTCTTGGTGACCGATCACGACTACACGATCCTGATACATTTCAATCGAATACTGCAGTACATTGAACAGTACTACTTTCGCGTTTTGAAAGAGCCGCTTGAGCTTCGTGTAGAAAATGATCCAATTGCCCTCGGAAAGTTGGGTGAATATCCGCCTCCGGCGGAATTGGTTGCAATCTTTAAAAATAACTTCCAAATGGTGGAAACTTACTCCACGAATGAACGAAAAATGTGTGAGAAAATTCA GTCGTATGTGTATGCCAGTAGAGATGAGCGACTGAACGCAGGTAATTACGTGCAGATTTTGCAACTTATGAATAACATTGAAGATTACAACGTACAGTACGAGCTGTCTACATACGACATGAGCGAAGTACATCTGACGTTTGGAGGACAAAAGCGTTTTTACCATTTACGG TTACATCAATTCGCGGTTGCTCCCAAATCCCTAGTTGAAGGCGATTATGTTGAACTCTCCTATACACGTCCTAACAAGTCGATTAAAACGGTAGTAGGCGTCATATCGCAAATTTGTGCTAATAAAGTGTTATTCGAGACGGAAGAACCGCTCAAACATGACATCAAATGGCGCGTTAAGTTTAATCCCAATCGGACACCGATTCGTATGGAGTATCAAGCCTTGGAGATCATTAAGCGACAGGAGCTAAGCAAATTCTTTTTTCCTTCTAAACCAGCAAAAAAGTTTCCACAATTCGTCAG GGAGGAATTGAAATGGTTCAACGACAACATTAGTACCAACGACGAGCAGAAATCAGCCATAATTAACATCCTCAACGAAACAGCTCGACCTGCTCCGTACATCCTGTTCGGCCCTCCGGGCACAGGAAAAACCTCAACACTGGTCGAGGCTATTGCGCAGATCTGGAAGCTCAGGCCGAGTGTTTTTATTCTAGTAACGGCATCGTCTAACTTCGCTTGCAACGAACTTACGGAGCGGCTGCTACGTATCGTTCCCAAAGAGGACAtctttcgtttcttctccaagcaCGCCGAGCGGCTGATGGCTGAAATGAGCTACGAGCTGATCGAGTGCTCGAATCTCAACATGGGATCGTACAGGTTACCGTCCAAGAAAGAGCTTTACGAGAAACGCATTGTGGTTAGCACCCTTACGTCGGTCGGTAAAATGGTTCAGGCAAAAATTAAACCAAACCATTTCGGGTACGTTTTCATCGATGAATGCGGTAGTGCAACGGAGGCTTCTGCGCTGGTCCCTATAGCCGGAGTTGTTACTTCCCAAGAGCAAATCAACGGTTCAATCATCCTATCAGGCGATCCTTTGCAACTGGGCCCAATCACGCGCTCAGAATTTGCCGCCGATATGGGATTAAACATTTCAATGCTGGAACGTTTAATGAAATTGACTGTCTACCAAAAAGATCCCACAAATAACCACTTTGATTCCGCACTGATTACAAAATTGGTTAAAAACTATCGCTCGCACGAAGCCATTCTTCACTTCTCGAACAAAATGTTCTACCAAAACGAGCTGAAGCCGTGCGCGGCTGCCCAGGTAACCGAATGGGCTTTGAATTGGTCCATGCTTCCGTCACCGACGTTTCCTATTATTTTCGAATCAACCATGGGCAAGCTAGCAAGGGAACAGGATTCCACTAGCTATTTCAACCAAAAGGAGATTGAGTTGGTGGACTTTTACTTGAGTAAAATTATGACACTCGGAATAAACGGACGCAGCGTGTCGCAGAACGATATAGCCGTCGTTAGTCCATACAAGAAACAGTGCATCAAACTGAAGCAAATGTGTCAGCGGCACGGTTGGAATGAGATACAGGTCGGATCGGTGGAAGCGTTCCAAGGGCGTGAGAAGCCCGTCATGATAATGACCACCGTGCGGTCCGGTACCAGCGGGGTAGGGTTTCTCAGCAACAGCAAACGGCTCAATGTTGCGCTTACCCGTGCTAAAGCGTTGCTGGTGGTTATCGGTAATCCGGAAACTTTACAGCGGGACGCCAATTGGTACGAGTTTATTCGCTACTGCTATCAGAATAATGCGATTCGTGGCGTGAAGTTCCAGCTGGACGAGGAACGTCACGCGGTGCAGGAGATTGTCGCCAAAGATGACTATTTGGTGCAGATTCAGCGGAAGCTTGATATGatcatcaagcaaatgaatgaaattaaaatgTGA